In Paenibacillus algicola, a genomic segment contains:
- a CDS encoding NAD(P)/FAD-dependent oxidoreductase encodes MEQANVFDVTIIGAGPAGLYSAFYSGLREMKTKIIEFQPQLGGKIHVYPEKMIWDVGGLAPLPGAKLIEQLVQQGLTFSPEVVLNEKVTSIVKNSDGIFVLDTTSGTKHYSRTVIAASGRGILTPQKLQIEGAERFEVSNLNYTVKSLKQFKDKTVLVSGGGHSAVDWANELCPVAKQVYVVCRKDTMTGHEAQVNQLMNCDNSSCMLQQSISKLIASDNHERIERVQLTCLKTGEVSEIAVDEVVINHGYDWDKELIQNSRLDIRVAEDGYIEGSVLGASSVPGLFAAGDVLKHEGKLNLIAGAFQDAANAVNQAKLYIQPDASKIAMVSSHNEQFKERNRELVKQMMST; translated from the coding sequence GTGGAGCAAGCAAATGTGTTTGATGTGACGATTATTGGTGCCGGTCCGGCAGGGTTGTATTCTGCCTTTTACAGCGGTCTGCGGGAAATGAAGACGAAGATTATTGAGTTTCAGCCACAGCTGGGCGGCAAAATTCATGTATATCCGGAGAAAATGATCTGGGATGTCGGCGGGCTCGCCCCTCTTCCCGGTGCCAAGCTGATTGAGCAGCTTGTTCAGCAGGGCTTAACCTTCTCCCCGGAGGTTGTCCTGAACGAGAAGGTGACCTCCATTGTCAAAAATAGCGACGGGATTTTCGTCCTCGATACGACCTCCGGGACGAAGCATTACTCCCGAACCGTCATTGCGGCTTCCGGCCGGGGCATTCTGACGCCGCAGAAGCTGCAGATTGAAGGGGCCGAACGGTTCGAGGTGTCCAATCTCAATTACACCGTCAAATCACTGAAGCAGTTCAAGGATAAGACCGTGCTCGTCTCGGGCGGCGGCCATTCTGCAGTAGACTGGGCCAATGAGTTGTGTCCGGTCGCGAAACAGGTGTATGTCGTATGCCGGAAGGACACCATGACCGGCCATGAAGCACAGGTGAACCAGCTGATGAACTGCGATAATTCCAGCTGTATGCTGCAGCAGAGCATCAGCAAGCTGATTGCCTCGGATAACCATGAGCGGATTGAGCGGGTTCAGCTGACCTGCCTGAAGACCGGGGAGGTATCCGAGATCGCAGTTGATGAGGTAGTGATCAATCACGGCTACGACTGGGACAAGGAGCTGATCCAGAACAGCCGTCTGGACATCAGGGTGGCAGAGGACGGTTACATTGAAGGCTCCGTGCTGGGAGCCTCCTCCGTGCCGGGGCTGTTCGCTGCCGGTGACGTGCTGAAGCATGAGGGCAAGCTGAATCTGATTGCCGGTGCTTTTCAGGACGCTGCGAACGCAGTCAATCAGGCGAAGCTGTACATCCAGCCGGATGCGTCCAAGATCGCCATGGTATCCTCGCACAATGAGCAGTTTAAGGAACGGAACCGCGAGCTGGTCAAGCAGATGATGTCCACCTAG
- a CDS encoding ABC transporter ATP-binding protein — MSRLYTENLSVGYGERLIVKQLSAEIPDKKITTIIGANGCGKSTLLKAMTRIISHQDGTILLDGKQIVKEDTKALARKMAILPQSPESASGLTVGELVSYGRFPYQKGFGRLTARDHEVIDWAMEVTGTLEFKQRSVDALSGGQRQRVWIAMALAQETEIIFLDEPTTYLDLAHQLEVLELLQKLNREQERTIVMVLHDLNQAARFADHIIAMKDGQIVQSGSCEEVIHADVLREVFHIDAAIGRDPRTGKPMCLTYNLLKEEPVHAAAIAEERIAVGVGA; from the coding sequence ATGTCTCGCCTATATACGGAAAACCTGAGCGTCGGCTACGGTGAACGTCTGATTGTTAAACAGCTGAGTGCCGAGATCCCTGACAAGAAGATCACGACCATTATTGGTGCGAACGGCTGCGGCAAGTCCACGCTGCTGAAAGCGATGACCCGCATCATTTCCCACCAGGACGGCACGATCCTGCTTGACGGCAAGCAAATCGTCAAAGAGGATACGAAGGCTCTTGCGCGCAAGATGGCGATTTTGCCGCAGTCACCGGAGAGCGCAAGCGGGTTGACGGTCGGCGAGCTGGTATCCTATGGACGGTTCCCGTACCAGAAGGGCTTCGGCCGCCTGACTGCCCGGGATCACGAGGTGATCGACTGGGCCATGGAGGTGACCGGCACGCTGGAATTTAAACAGCGCTCCGTGGATGCCCTGTCCGGCGGACAGCGCCAGCGTGTGTGGATCGCCATGGCTCTCGCTCAGGAAACCGAAATTATATTCCTGGATGAGCCAACAACATATCTTGATCTTGCCCATCAGCTGGAAGTGCTGGAGTTGCTGCAGAAGCTGAATCGTGAACAGGAGCGTACCATTGTGATGGTGCTCCACGATTTGAACCAGGCAGCCCGCTTCGCCGATCACATCATTGCCATGAAGGACGGCCAGATTGTTCAATCCGGCTCCTGTGAAGAGGTTATTCATGCCGACGTGCTGCGTGAGGTATTTCACATCGACGCGGCGATCGGACGGGATCCCCGCACCGGCAAGCCGATGTGCCTGACGTATAATTTACTGAAGGAAGAGCCGGTGCATGCTGCAGCGATCGCTGAGGAACGCATTGCCGTCGGAGTTGGCGCTTAA
- the ypfJ gene encoding KPN_02809 family neutral zinc metallopeptidase, with product MQWKGRRASSNVEDRRGRKGPGLIGGGIGGIIIVLVITLLGGNPGELLGSLGGASEPSGAYTETAEEQELAQFVSVVLADTEEVWQEVFRKEGMEYEEPTLVLYTGSVQSACGTAGASVGPFYCPGDRKLYIDLSFYDELRREFNAPGDFAMAYVVAHEVGHHVQTLLGTSAQLNQYRQQLSEEEYRKYQVRFELQADYLAGVWAHHVQGENLLEEGDLEEALAAASAVGDDTIQKKARGYAVPESFTHGTSEQRKSWFYKGFERGTLQGGDTFTLPDP from the coding sequence ATGCAGTGGAAAGGGAGAAGAGCATCCTCAAATGTAGAGGATCGAAGGGGTCGCAAAGGGCCCGGCCTGATTGGCGGCGGCATTGGAGGCATTATCATCGTGCTGGTCATCACCTTGCTGGGCGGAAATCCGGGAGAGCTGCTGGGCAGCCTGGGCGGAGCTTCCGAACCGAGTGGAGCTTACACGGAAACGGCTGAGGAGCAGGAGCTGGCCCAGTTCGTGTCGGTGGTGCTGGCGGATACCGAGGAGGTATGGCAGGAGGTGTTCCGCAAGGAAGGTATGGAGTATGAAGAGCCGACGCTGGTGCTGTACACCGGCAGCGTACAGTCTGCCTGCGGCACCGCCGGCGCGTCGGTGGGCCCATTCTATTGCCCGGGAGACCGCAAGCTGTACATTGACCTGAGCTTCTATGACGAGCTTCGCCGCGAGTTCAATGCGCCGGGTGACTTCGCCATGGCCTATGTGGTTGCCCACGAGGTGGGGCATCATGTGCAGACACTGCTGGGCACCTCCGCGCAGCTTAATCAATACCGGCAGCAGCTGAGTGAAGAGGAATATCGGAAGTATCAGGTACGCTTCGAGCTGCAGGCTGATTATTTAGCCGGAGTCTGGGCGCATCATGTGCAGGGTGAGAATCTGCTGGAGGAGGGCGATCTGGAGGAGGCGCTGGCTGCTGCCAGTGCGGTTGGGGACGATACAATTCAGAAGAAGGCCCGCGGCTATGCAGTACCGGAGAGCTTTACCCACGGCACCTCGGAGCAGCGGAAGAGCTGGTTCTATAAAGGCTTTGAGCGTGGAACGCTTCAGGGCGGAGATACCTTTACTTTGCCGGATCCATAA
- a CDS encoding sulfatase-like hydrolase/transferase, producing the protein MSATSSKPNILIFMTDQQQAQVTMQDHPCRTPHLDEIAGQGVRFTYTYPPMAHCCPARASFMTGLYPSQHGVYNNVRNDQAINSTVNPGVEMFSEKLKDAGYEMYYSGKWHVSAEENPSDRGWTELYMKEQGFDRGSRRDHYAQLQSEHGTRERARGEILRPGWSKFQLYGTSKVEYHDHPDYHCVNAGIQQLNAMKDQEDPWCMYLGVLGPHDPFIVPEKYATMYDPNDIELPPNYRDDMTDKPGIYRRMKKVFSQLTEQEVKESLAHYWGYCTMMDDLFGEVLDALDRNGQRDNTLIVFVSDHGELGAAHGLYCKGISTFDEGYRVPLIISHPKLIQEPGRSVDDFVMLMDIAPTLIELAGAEPLSKCSGQSLVPFLQNEQPTEWRESIYTQCYGTELYYTNRMVRTKDYKFVYNPTDIDELYDLNQDPHEMVNIAEQPEMSGVLKEMYRLMWENGYRYEDNHFVSYIPVTTGEYGPAIVNEPKGGA; encoded by the coding sequence ATGTCAGCAACGTCCAGCAAACCGAACATTCTGATCTTTATGACCGATCAGCAGCAAGCCCAGGTCACGATGCAGGATCATCCCTGCCGTACGCCTCATCTTGATGAAATCGCCGGTCAAGGCGTGCGCTTTACGTACACGTACCCGCCGATGGCCCACTGCTGTCCGGCCCGAGCCTCTTTTATGACCGGCCTATACCCGTCCCAGCACGGCGTTTACAATAACGTCCGCAATGACCAGGCCATCAACTCCACCGTCAACCCCGGAGTGGAAATGTTCTCCGAGAAGCTGAAGGATGCCGGCTATGAGATGTATTACAGCGGGAAATGGCATGTATCGGCTGAGGAGAATCCGAGTGACCGCGGCTGGACGGAGCTGTACATGAAGGAGCAGGGCTTCGACCGCGGCTCGCGCCGGGACCATTATGCCCAGCTTCAGAGCGAGCATGGCACGCGCGAACGGGCCCGGGGAGAGATCCTTCGTCCGGGATGGTCCAAATTTCAATTGTACGGCACGTCCAAGGTGGAATATCATGACCACCCGGATTACCACTGTGTAAACGCCGGCATTCAGCAGCTGAATGCGATGAAGGATCAGGAGGATCCTTGGTGTATGTATCTTGGCGTACTGGGACCGCATGATCCGTTCATCGTTCCGGAGAAATACGCTACGATGTACGACCCGAACGACATTGAGCTTCCTCCCAACTACCGGGATGACATGACCGATAAGCCGGGCATCTACAGACGCATGAAGAAGGTATTCAGCCAGCTGACCGAGCAGGAGGTCAAGGAATCCCTTGCCCACTACTGGGGCTACTGCACGATGATGGACGATCTGTTTGGCGAGGTGCTGGACGCGCTGGATCGAAACGGCCAGCGGGACAACACGCTCATCGTATTCGTCTCCGACCATGGAGAGCTGGGTGCAGCCCACGGCTTGTACTGCAAGGGCATCAGCACCTTTGACGAAGGCTACCGGGTTCCGCTCATTATCAGCCATCCGAAGCTGATTCAGGAGCCGGGCAGAAGCGTGGACGATTTCGTGATGCTGATGGATATTGCGCCGACACTGATTGAGCTGGCAGGCGCAGAGCCGCTCTCCAAGTGCAGCGGACAGAGCCTCGTGCCTTTCCTGCAGAATGAGCAGCCCACGGAGTGGCGGGAATCCATCTACACCCAGTGCTACGGCACTGAGCTCTACTATACAAACCGTATGGTGCGAACCAAAGATTATAAATTTGTGTACAACCCGACGGACATCGACGAGCTGTACGATCTGAACCAGGACCCTCACGAAATGGTCAACATTGCAGAGCAGCCGGAGATGAGCGGAGTGCTGAAGGAGATGTACCGGCTGATGTGGGAGAACGGATACCGGTATGAAGATAATCATTTTGTCTCCTATATCCCGGTAACGACCGGCGAATATGGCCCGGCCATCGTAAATGAGCCCAAGGGAGGCGCTTAG
- a CDS encoding SGNH/GDSL hydrolase family protein codes for MRHLFIVGDSISIQYGPFLKPLVESYFHYDRKRGEKQALADLDQPVGANGGDSSRVLDYLTQEQHQGVSYDLLLLNCGLHDIKTDPLTGERQISPARYRDNLERIIQTARSMAKALIWVSTTDIIDDIHNSQSTSFHRFHRDVLEYNEIASQVMEQHEVPIIDLYTFTLQFGADAYRDHAHFTEEVQRRQAEFIADYLMGSGLHASSSAE; via the coding sequence TTGAGACATCTGTTCATTGTGGGAGACAGCATCTCTATCCAGTACGGTCCTTTTTTGAAGCCGCTGGTGGAATCGTACTTTCATTATGACCGCAAGCGCGGAGAGAAGCAGGCACTGGCCGATCTCGACCAGCCCGTAGGCGCCAACGGAGGCGACAGCAGCCGGGTGCTGGACTATCTAACCCAGGAACAGCACCAGGGCGTGTCCTATGATCTGCTGCTGCTTAACTGTGGACTGCATGATATCAAGACCGATCCGCTCACCGGCGAGAGACAAATATCTCCTGCCCGTTACCGGGATAACCTGGAGCGGATTATCCAAACAGCGCGCAGCATGGCCAAGGCCCTGATCTGGGTGAGCACCACTGACATTATTGATGATATTCATAATTCGCAGAGCACCTCCTTTCACCGCTTTCACCGGGATGTGCTGGAATATAACGAGATTGCATCGCAGGTCATGGAGCAGCATGAGGTGCCGATCATTGATTTGTACACGTTTACGCTGCAATTCGGAGCTGACGCTTATCGGGACCATGCTCATTTCACCGAGGAGGTCCAGCGCCGCCAAGCTGAATTTATCGCGGATTATCTGATGGGCTCAGGCCTTCACGCCTCTTCATCGGCAGAGTAG
- a CDS encoding helix-turn-helix transcriptional regulator has protein sequence MYSLFLGALPVIVMGVFSYDRTSTVVEQKVNEANRQILSSAMNSIDHKLETAYVMATQFTNSTQAVSALNMDLDRSQFETVSELIKTIQGFQVFDYVASVHFVNLEKRWVITNKGLERLDEEEELAEWTALLSEPRNTQWVTSASGGISLIKPLPFLTTKSPPQGAFVMRFSPRLFNSLVRSESYGDTVIYNENMELIFRNSETLSSPEQQDQLELKLSAESGETSQQENVRFELAGAPALAMVEDSVFNGWKYVSLVHLSDITEESKAIGWVTLLMCLVILSITLGLAWQGSKMFYSPIRVLRDLVADSDDAHPQASDELQYIRTGIQGLLGNKLELQKQLQKQFPYLHELFVMKLFLGQWSNKEIQEHIERYNIDSDWEQFSVFTLKIYSLEHSRFDEEDSSLILYAILNMMEEILTPSQPFKPVIMNESCAAVFVSPRSAEGPAPEELLMQTCKEIEDKIQAFLGLDIQLGVSRPHTQLEQVSMAFAESTAALRFCQRTGYRGVMKSEDVDPGRLPQMTYPAHWEQELLEALQSEDREAAKELVDRILTEVETRQYTLMEAQVLFYQLLVKMMSLLQWDEQSLKKMLLDVEYVQAMFRTTTFEELGQWFTSVGMEQLFQLLSTREESHQGQIAQQIKQLVQSRFEENLTLEAIADLMNFNANYLSRVFKKEVGMSFSEYMAITKLEMAKHLLTTSDLKVQEVAEKLHYQSTTAFIRYFRKMEGMTPSSYRKMNE, from the coding sequence ATGTACAGTTTATTCTTGGGTGCCCTGCCTGTCATCGTCATGGGTGTATTCTCGTATGACCGGACCTCAACCGTGGTTGAGCAAAAGGTCAATGAGGCCAACCGGCAGATTTTGAGCTCGGCCATGAATAGCATTGATCATAAACTGGAAACCGCATATGTTATGGCAACACAGTTCACCAATTCTACCCAGGCCGTTTCCGCCCTGAATATGGACCTTGACCGGTCCCAATTTGAAACCGTCTCCGAGCTGATCAAGACGATTCAGGGATTTCAAGTGTTTGATTATGTGGCGAGTGTCCATTTTGTGAATCTGGAGAAGCGTTGGGTTATTACCAATAAAGGACTGGAGCGCCTGGACGAAGAGGAAGAGCTGGCCGAATGGACGGCGCTGCTGTCAGAGCCCCGAAATACACAATGGGTGACCAGCGCCAGCGGCGGCATCAGCCTGATCAAGCCGCTGCCTTTTCTGACCACGAAGTCACCTCCCCAAGGGGCCTTTGTCATGCGGTTCTCCCCGCGGCTGTTTAACTCGCTCGTCCGCAGTGAAAGCTACGGGGATACCGTCATTTATAACGAGAATATGGAGCTAATATTCCGGAATTCAGAAACGCTGAGCTCTCCGGAGCAGCAGGATCAGCTGGAGCTGAAGCTAAGCGCAGAGTCCGGAGAAACCTCGCAGCAGGAGAACGTTCGGTTCGAGCTGGCCGGTGCTCCTGCTCTGGCTATGGTGGAGGACTCTGTCTTTAACGGCTGGAAATATGTATCCCTCGTACACTTGTCCGATATTACCGAGGAATCGAAGGCCATTGGCTGGGTCACTCTGCTGATGTGCCTGGTCATTCTGAGCATTACGCTGGGGCTTGCCTGGCAGGGCTCGAAGATGTTCTACTCTCCCATTCGCGTGCTTCGGGATCTCGTGGCGGATTCGGACGATGCTCATCCGCAGGCCTCCGATGAGCTGCAATATATCCGCACCGGGATTCAGGGGCTGCTCGGGAACAAGCTGGAGCTGCAAAAGCAGCTGCAGAAGCAGTTTCCTTATCTGCATGAGCTGTTTGTAATGAAGCTGTTTCTCGGTCAATGGAGCAACAAGGAGATTCAGGAGCATATTGAACGATACAATATTGATTCGGATTGGGAGCAATTCAGTGTATTTACCCTCAAGATTTATTCTTTGGAGCATTCCCGCTTCGACGAAGAGGATTCAAGCCTGATTCTTTACGCCATTCTAAACATGATGGAGGAAATTCTCACGCCGTCACAGCCTTTTAAGCCGGTCATTATGAATGAAAGCTGTGCCGCAGTGTTCGTCAGTCCTCGCAGCGCAGAGGGCCCGGCACCGGAGGAGCTTCTGATGCAGACCTGCAAGGAGATTGAGGACAAAATCCAAGCCTTCCTGGGACTGGACATCCAGCTTGGAGTCAGTCGGCCGCACACCCAGCTGGAGCAGGTGTCTATGGCGTTCGCCGAATCCACCGCTGCGCTGCGCTTCTGTCAGCGGACTGGTTACCGCGGTGTGATGAAGTCTGAGGACGTGGATCCTGGCAGACTTCCGCAAATGACTTATCCGGCCCACTGGGAGCAGGAGCTGCTGGAGGCGCTGCAAAGTGAAGACCGCGAGGCTGCAAAAGAGCTGGTGGACCGCATTTTGACAGAGGTCGAGACCCGGCAGTACACCTTGATGGAAGCCCAGGTGCTGTTCTACCAGCTGCTGGTCAAGATGATGAGCCTGCTGCAATGGGATGAGCAGTCGCTGAAGAAAATGCTGCTGGATGTGGAGTACGTTCAGGCGATGTTCCGTACCACTACGTTCGAGGAGCTGGGTCAGTGGTTTACCTCCGTCGGCATGGAGCAGCTATTCCAGCTGCTCTCCACCCGGGAAGAATCGCATCAAGGCCAGATTGCCCAGCAGATCAAGCAGCTGGTACAAAGCCGCTTTGAAGAGAATTTAACGCTGGAAGCCATTGCCGATCTGATGAACTTCAATGCCAATTATCTAAGCCGCGTCTTCAAGAAGGAAGTAGGCATGAGCTTCAGCGAATATATGGCGATCACCAAGCTGGAGATGGCCAAGCATTTGCTGACGACCAGTGATCTGAAGGTGCAGGAGGTTGCCGAGAAGCTTCACTATCAGAGCACCACTGCCTTCATCCGGTACTTCCGAAAAATGGAAGGCATGACCCCTTCCAGTTACCGGAAAATGAACGAATAG
- a CDS encoding ABC transporter permease, whose translation MQRIQNNQRSWRRDLLRDRWLYVMLLPGIIYFLVYKYLPMWGVIIAFQNYSPALGILDSAWVGLKHFNRLFSEPTFWQLFRNTLLLSLYQIVFFFPIPIILALMLNELKNQVFKRFVQTIIYIPHFVSWVVIVGISYLFLTPEGGFINEAIAATGNDKVNFLMSEDWFRTLQIGQVIWKEAGWGTIIFLAALAGVDPQLYEAARMDGANRWRQLWHITLPALKSTIIILFILRLGDILEQGAEHILLLLNALNRQVGEVFDTYVYTVGLLQGNFSYSAAVGLFKSLVGLILVLVANYTAKKAGEEGVF comes from the coding sequence ATGCAGCGCATTCAAAACAATCAACGAAGCTGGCGGCGTGATTTGCTGAGAGACCGTTGGTTATATGTAATGCTGTTACCCGGCATTATTTATTTTCTAGTCTATAAGTACTTACCCATGTGGGGCGTGATCATTGCCTTTCAAAACTATTCCCCTGCACTGGGCATTCTGGACAGCGCCTGGGTCGGACTGAAGCACTTCAATCGATTGTTCTCCGAGCCTACCTTCTGGCAGCTGTTCCGCAACACCTTATTATTGTCGCTGTACCAGATCGTCTTCTTCTTCCCGATTCCGATCATTCTCGCTCTCATGCTGAATGAGCTGAAGAATCAGGTGTTCAAGCGGTTCGTACAGACGATCATCTACATTCCGCACTTTGTATCCTGGGTCGTTATCGTCGGTATCAGTTATTTGTTCCTCACACCTGAAGGCGGTTTCATCAATGAAGCCATCGCAGCAACGGGGAATGACAAGGTCAACTTCCTGATGAGTGAAGACTGGTTCAGAACGCTTCAAATCGGCCAGGTCATCTGGAAAGAAGCTGGATGGGGTACAATCATCTTCCTGGCAGCCTTGGCCGGTGTCGATCCTCAGCTGTATGAAGCAGCCCGGATGGACGGTGCAAACCGCTGGAGACAGCTGTGGCACATTACACTGCCTGCGCTGAAGAGCACCATCATTATCCTGTTTATCCTGAGACTTGGCGATATTCTGGAGCAGGGCGCCGAGCATATCTTGCTCTTGCTCAACGCGCTTAACCGTCAAGTTGGTGAAGTTTTTGACACATATGTCTACACGGTGGGCTTGCTGCAAGGTAACTTCAGTTACAGCGCCGCGGTCGGACTATTCAAATCACTCGTCGGCCTGATCCTCGTACTTGTTGCGAATTATACAGCCAAGAAGGCAGGCGAAGAGGGGGTGTTTTAG
- a CDS encoding carbohydrate ABC transporter permease, with the protein MSNSAMKETAGEKAFDWVNMFLLLVISLVMLFPFVYITALSFSDEKSIAEGGLILFPKGFSLAAYKYIFSTDTLMQGLYNSILITVGGTIVNLVMTSLMAYPLSKVHLRGRKLILMFVVFTILFSGGLIPTFLVVKWTGLLDSLWSVIIPTSISAFYLIILKNFFQQIPDGLEESAKIDGANDLVVLVRIVLPLSLPAMATFALFYAVSHWNMYFQAILYISDNTKWPIQVLLRQIVILSQSSVGSSSSLDETVLPPQSIKMAVIVFATIPIMLVYPFLQKHFAKGVMLGSVKG; encoded by the coding sequence ATGTCTAACAGTGCAATGAAAGAAACTGCAGGTGAAAAGGCGTTTGACTGGGTCAATATGTTTCTATTGCTCGTCATTTCACTAGTCATGCTGTTCCCGTTCGTTTACATTACGGCCCTGTCCTTCTCCGATGAGAAGAGCATTGCCGAGGGTGGATTGATCCTGTTTCCCAAGGGCTTCTCTCTAGCCGCCTATAAATACATTTTCTCGACAGACACTTTGATGCAGGGTCTCTATAACTCGATTCTGATCACCGTCGGCGGAACCATCGTCAACCTGGTCATGACGAGCCTGATGGCTTACCCGCTTTCGAAGGTACATCTGAGAGGACGTAAACTGATCCTGATGTTCGTAGTATTCACCATCCTGTTCAGCGGTGGCTTGATCCCGACGTTCCTCGTGGTAAAATGGACCGGACTGCTTGACAGCCTATGGTCGGTTATCATCCCGACCTCGATCAGTGCCTTCTATCTGATCATTCTCAAGAACTTTTTCCAGCAAATTCCGGATGGACTTGAAGAATCCGCCAAGATTGACGGCGCCAACGACCTGGTCGTGCTCGTTCGTATCGTCCTGCCGTTGTCTTTGCCCGCTATGGCTACCTTCGCGCTGTTCTATGCGGTCAGTCACTGGAACATGTACTTCCAGGCAATCCTGTACATTAGCGATAACACCAAGTGGCCGATTCAGGTGCTCCTGAGACAGATTGTTATCCTGTCCCAAAGCTCCGTAGGCTCAAGCTCATCCCTGGATGAAACGGTGCTTCCACCACAGTCCATCAAAATGGCCGTAATCGTGTTTGCAACGATTCCAATCATGCTCGTGTATCCGTTTTTACAGAAGCATTTTGCCAAAGGCGTCATGCTTGGCTCTGTGAAGGGCTAA
- a CDS encoding extracellular solute-binding protein — MKKKGKVFSLLSTALLVGVVGCSNGGSTANEGNGTNADSDKPFEMSLLFHYETEPPKNDSDIMKMIEEYTNTNIDVQSVPSSTSAEKFNVTVASGNFPTAIKTFYEVPVVNAIKTGVFWEIGPYLKDYPNLSAINPQVYDNMKVQGKIYGVPSVRDLARNTMTYRKDWLEKLGLPEPTTVDEFYNMLKAFTTQDPDGNGKDDTYGLIENNALFNMDMITAYFGAPNQWGVEDGKLIPSFQTEAYLEALQFYRKLFDEKIINQDFPITSRDNWFKLWDSGKAGTMRQVTSTAVARERGAQKVDPNAKVDMVSLLEGPRGTAIYSEAGNNGFFLISKSAVKTEEELKKVLEFFDKLMDEEMSNLFYWGLEGQTYTVTDGKAQHTDKEAFDRMLSPYTQLAVGKLIDNATPGVLQPLEQQALDMNKENEAVALANPALTLDSETNTEKGAQLMKIIEDARIKFILGEIDEAGWQAAVDQWKKDGGQQIMDEFTAAYNEVNK, encoded by the coding sequence ATGAAAAAGAAAGGTAAAGTTTTCAGCTTATTGTCCACTGCGTTACTTGTTGGCGTTGTAGGCTGCAGTAATGGAGGCTCCACAGCCAACGAGGGTAACGGCACGAATGCCGATTCTGACAAGCCATTTGAAATGAGCTTACTGTTCCACTATGAGACGGAGCCGCCAAAGAATGACTCCGACATTATGAAGATGATCGAAGAGTACACCAATACCAATATCGACGTTCAATCGGTTCCATCTTCAACCAGCGCAGAGAAGTTCAACGTTACTGTCGCTTCCGGCAACTTCCCGACTGCGATCAAAACGTTCTACGAAGTACCGGTTGTCAATGCGATCAAAACCGGCGTGTTCTGGGAAATCGGCCCTTACCTGAAAGACTACCCGAACCTGTCTGCGATCAACCCGCAGGTGTATGACAACATGAAGGTCCAAGGTAAAATTTATGGCGTTCCATCCGTTCGTGACTTGGCGCGGAACACCATGACGTACCGTAAAGACTGGCTGGAAAAGCTCGGTCTGCCGGAGCCAACAACCGTGGATGAATTCTACAACATGCTTAAAGCGTTCACTACTCAGGATCCGGACGGTAACGGGAAAGACGATACCTACGGCCTGATCGAAAATAACGCACTGTTCAACATGGATATGATCACCGCTTACTTCGGTGCACCGAACCAGTGGGGCGTGGAAGATGGCAAGCTGATTCCATCCTTCCAAACCGAAGCTTATCTGGAGGCGCTGCAATTCTACCGCAAGCTGTTTGACGAGAAGATTATTAACCAGGACTTCCCGATTACATCCCGTGATAACTGGTTCAAGCTGTGGGATTCCGGTAAAGCCGGCACCATGCGCCAGGTAACCAGCACAGCAGTAGCCCGCGAACGCGGCGCACAGAAGGTAGATCCGAATGCGAAGGTCGACATGGTTTCCTTGCTTGAAGGACCACGCGGCACTGCAATCTACTCCGAAGCAGGAAACAACGGCTTCTTCCTGATCTCCAAGTCTGCGGTGAAAACCGAAGAAGAGCTGAAGAAAGTGCTGGAATTCTTCGACAAGCTGATGGATGAAGAAATGTCCAACCTCTTCTACTGGGGTCTGGAAGGTCAAACCTACACCGTTACGGATGGTAAAGCTCAGCATACCGACAAAGAAGCTTTTGACAGAATGCTCTCCCCTTACACCCAGCTGGCTGTAGGCAAGCTGATCGACAACGCGACACCAGGCGTGCTGCAGCCACTGGAGCAGCAAGCACTGGATATGAACAAAGAGAACGAAGCGGTCGCTCTGGCGAACCCGGCCCTGACTCTGGATTCCGAAACGAATACCGAGAAAGGTGCTCAGCTGATGAAGATTATCGAGGATGCCCGCATCAAGTTTATCCTGGGTGAAATCGACGAAGCCGGCTGGCAGGCTGCTGTAGATCAATGGAAGAAAGACGGCGGTCAGCAAATCATGGATGAATTCACTGCCGCTTACAATGAAGTGAACAAGTAA